In one window of Tenacibaculum mesophilum DNA:
- a CDS encoding cold-shock protein, whose product MKEGTVKFFNESKGFGFITESGSNTEHFVHVSGLIDEIREGDTVEFELKEGKKGLNAVSVRVL is encoded by the coding sequence ATGAAAGAAGGAACAGTAAAGTTCTTCAATGAATCTAAAGGTTTTGGATTTATTACAGAGTCAGGATCAAACACAGAACATTTTGTACACGTATCAGGTTTAATCGATGAGATTAGAGAAGGTGATACTGTTGAGTTTGAACTTAAAGAAGGAAAAAAAGGATTAAACGCAGTTAGCGTTAGAGTATTATAA
- the dnaE gene encoding DNA polymerase III subunit alpha encodes MYLIFDTETTGLPKSWNAPITDTDNWPRAIQIAWQLHDELGNLIEHNDFLIQPDGFNIPYDAERIHGISTDLAIEQGIQLSEGLELFNKALQKTKFIVGQNVGFDVNIMGCEFHRLGVENNLTELPVLDTCTEHTAQLCQIPGGRGGKFKLPTLTELHNHLFGTGFGEAHNATADVEATTRCFLELIRLRQYTEEQLDVPSDYFQRYTEANPNPIQVIGLKHLNLKKESEKIRKRKSSETEEAANTISTAEGLVELEGVKFAHLHNHTQYSVLQSTIQIGNIVNAAAKDNMSAVAMTDTGNMMAAFHFVQAVLGHNKAAEAANKEALEKGEEPTQSVLKPIVGCEFNVCEDHTNKSQKDNGYQVVLLAKNKKGYHNLAKMSSIAFVDGFYYVPRIDKKVIEQYKEDVIVLTGNLYGEVPSKILNVGEAQAEEALLWWKEQFGEDLYIELMRHGQEDERVVNETLLSFSKKHDIKIVATNNTFYLDKEDANAHDILLCVKDGEKQATPKGRGRGYRYGLPNDEYYFKSTEEMKKLFADLPEAIINIQEIVDKIEPFGLARDVLLPAFDIPEEFRDEKDLEDGGKRGENNFLRHLTYEGAKKRYGEITDKIRERLDFELDVIAKTGYPGYFLIVEDFIREARNMDVSVGPGRGSAAGSVVAYCLWITNIDPIQYDLLFERFLNPERVSMPDIDIDFDDEGRSRVMDYVIEKYGANQVAQIITYGTMAAKSSVRDTARVLDLPLFEADRIAKLIPGMKLKKIFSLDEKGLKEKLRSEEIEMVNELKAIANGNGLEAETINKARILEGSVRNTGIHACGVIITPDDITKFVPVSVAKDSDMYVTQFDNSVVESAGLLKMDFLGLKTLTLIKDTVKIVKARHGVELDPENFPIDDEETYALFQRGETVGIFQYESPGMQKYMRELKPTVFADLIAMNALYRPGPLEYIPSFIRRKHGDEEIQYDLPAMEEYLAETYGITVYQEQVMLLSQKLADFTKGEADVLRKAMGKKQAAVLAKMKPKFVNQAKANGHDEKALEKIWKDWEAFASYAFNKSHSTCYAWIAYQTAYLKAHYPAEYMAAVLSNNMNDIKTVSFFMEECKRMGLEVLGPDVNESYAKFSVNKDGAVRFGMAAIKGVGGSAVKAIIDERKENGHYTSIFDVAKRVDLRVANKKAFEGLVLAGGFDSFTDTHRAQYYVKDEKGQTFLEKAIRFGNKFQENQNSSQVSLFGEASDVDLPEPLIPECETWGTMELLAREKEVVGMYISAHPLDDFKNELKFCNASLAHFKNIAQYEGLGLSFAGIVTDVQHRVSKAGKGWAAFTMEDYNDSFEFRIFGEDYLKFKHFLVPNSFLFIKTTIKPGWTNKEGVKGEPRVGFNEFLLLHDIMDKMCKKLTIKIPLQEVKDNTIKELQHLFATNKGSQSLYFTIWDAEEKIELNLPSRTTKIKVSSEFLKALDEQFINYKLN; translated from the coding sequence ATGTATTTAATTTTCGATACCGAAACTACTGGATTACCAAAAAGCTGGAATGCTCCAATAACCGATACCGACAACTGGCCTAGAGCCATACAAATTGCGTGGCAATTACATGATGAATTAGGAAATTTAATTGAACACAATGACTTCTTAATACAACCTGACGGGTTCAATATTCCGTACGATGCAGAACGTATTCATGGAATTTCTACTGATTTAGCTATCGAACAAGGAATTCAATTGAGTGAAGGGTTAGAACTATTCAACAAGGCATTACAAAAAACGAAGTTTATTGTTGGTCAAAATGTTGGTTTTGATGTCAACATTATGGGGTGTGAGTTTCATCGTTTAGGTGTTGAAAACAATTTAACAGAATTACCTGTTTTGGATACTTGTACCGAGCATACGGCACAATTATGTCAAATTCCTGGTGGTCGTGGAGGAAAGTTTAAACTTCCAACTCTTACCGAATTACACAATCATTTATTCGGAACAGGTTTTGGAGAAGCACATAACGCTACTGCCGATGTAGAAGCAACTACAAGATGTTTCTTAGAATTAATTCGTTTACGTCAGTACACAGAAGAACAGTTAGACGTTCCTTCTGATTATTTTCAACGTTATACAGAAGCAAATCCGAACCCAATACAGGTAATCGGACTTAAGCACTTAAACCTTAAAAAGGAAAGTGAAAAAATCCGTAAAAGAAAGTCATCTGAAACTGAAGAAGCAGCTAATACAATTTCTACCGCAGAAGGATTAGTAGAACTTGAAGGTGTTAAATTTGCTCACTTACACAACCATACACAGTATTCTGTTTTACAGTCTACCATTCAAATTGGTAACATAGTAAATGCCGCTGCTAAAGATAATATGTCTGCAGTTGCCATGACTGATACTGGTAACATGATGGCTGCTTTCCATTTTGTACAGGCTGTATTAGGGCACAACAAAGCAGCTGAAGCGGCTAATAAAGAAGCCTTAGAAAAAGGAGAGGAACCTACACAAAGTGTTTTAAAACCTATCGTAGGTTGTGAATTTAATGTTTGTGAAGACCATACCAATAAAAGTCAAAAAGACAATGGATATCAAGTCGTTTTACTTGCTAAAAATAAAAAGGGATACCACAATTTAGCAAAAATGTCTTCCATTGCTTTCGTGGATGGTTTTTACTATGTTCCAAGAATCGACAAAAAAGTTATTGAGCAATACAAAGAAGATGTAATTGTATTAACAGGAAATTTATATGGTGAAGTTCCTAGTAAAATATTAAATGTAGGTGAAGCTCAAGCAGAAGAAGCTTTACTTTGGTGGAAAGAACAATTCGGAGAAGATTTATATATCGAATTGATGCGTCACGGACAAGAAGATGAAAGAGTTGTGAACGAAACTCTACTTTCATTCTCTAAAAAGCATGATATTAAAATTGTTGCTACGAACAATACTTTTTACTTAGATAAAGAAGACGCCAATGCTCACGATATTTTATTGTGTGTAAAAGATGGTGAAAAACAAGCTACTCCTAAAGGTCGAGGAAGAGGCTATCGTTATGGTTTACCTAACGACGAATACTACTTTAAATCTACTGAAGAGATGAAAAAACTCTTTGCTGATTTACCTGAGGCTATTATTAACATTCAAGAAATTGTAGATAAAATAGAACCTTTTGGTTTAGCTCGTGATGTATTATTACCTGCTTTTGATATTCCAGAAGAGTTTAGAGATGAAAAAGATCTTGAAGATGGAGGAAAAAGAGGTGAAAATAATTTTTTACGTCATTTAACCTATGAAGGAGCCAAAAAACGTTATGGAGAAATTACCGATAAAATCCGAGAACGTTTAGATTTTGAGCTTGATGTAATTGCTAAAACAGGGTACCCTGGATATTTCTTGATTGTAGAAGATTTTATTCGAGAAGCACGAAACATGGATGTATCAGTAGGTCCAGGACGTGGTTCTGCAGCTGGTTCGGTAGTTGCTTATTGCTTGTGGATTACTAATATAGATCCTATCCAGTACGACTTACTTTTTGAGCGTTTCTTAAACCCTGAACGTGTATCGATGCCCGATATTGATATCGACTTTGATGATGAAGGTCGTAGCCGCGTAATGGATTATGTAATTGAAAAATATGGTGCTAACCAAGTAGCACAAATTATTACCTATGGTACCATGGCAGCTAAATCATCCGTCCGTGATACTGCTCGTGTACTTGACTTACCTCTATTTGAAGCCGATAGAATTGCCAAGTTAATTCCAGGAATGAAATTGAAAAAAATCTTTTCTTTAGATGAGAAAGGATTAAAAGAAAAGCTTCGTTCTGAAGAAATAGAAATGGTAAATGAGCTAAAAGCTATTGCCAATGGTAATGGTCTGGAAGCAGAAACCATTAACAAAGCTAGAATTTTAGAAGGTTCAGTTCGTAATACTGGAATTCACGCTTGTGGGGTAATTATCACTCCTGATGATATTACCAAATTCGTACCGGTATCTGTTGCAAAAGATTCCGACATGTATGTTACTCAGTTTGACAACTCGGTAGTAGAAAGTGCAGGATTATTAAAAATGGATTTTTTGGGGTTAAAAACATTAACCCTAATCAAGGATACAGTAAAAATTGTAAAAGCACGTCATGGTGTAGAACTCGACCCTGAAAATTTCCCTATTGATGATGAGGAAACTTATGCACTTTTCCAACGTGGAGAAACCGTAGGTATATTCCAATACGAATCTCCTGGGATGCAAAAGTACATGCGTGAGTTAAAACCTACGGTTTTTGCTGACTTAATTGCAATGAACGCCTTGTATCGTCCAGGTCCTTTAGAATATATTCCTTCTTTTATTAGAAGAAAACATGGGGACGAGGAAATTCAGTACGACCTTCCTGCAATGGAAGAATATTTAGCAGAGACCTACGGAATTACAGTATATCAGGAGCAAGTAATGTTACTTTCGCAAAAGTTAGCTGATTTTACCAAAGGTGAAGCCGATGTACTTCGTAAAGCAATGGGTAAAAAGCAAGCTGCGGTACTAGCGAAAATGAAACCTAAGTTTGTGAATCAAGCAAAGGCTAATGGTCATGATGAAAAAGCCTTAGAGAAAATTTGGAAGGACTGGGAGGCTTTCGCATCCTATGCCTTTAACAAATCGCACTCTACTTGTTATGCTTGGATTGCTTATCAAACCGCTTATTTAAAAGCCCACTACCCTGCTGAATACATGGCAGCAGTACTTTCCAACAACATGAACGACATTAAAACGGTTTCGTTTTTTATGGAAGAATGTAAACGTATGGGGTTAGAGGTATTGGGTCCAGATGTAAATGAATCGTATGCTAAATTCTCTGTAAATAAAGATGGCGCTGTTCGTTTTGGTATGGCGGCAATTAAAGGTGTAGGTGGTTCAGCTGTAAAAGCAATTATTGATGAACGCAAAGAAAATGGGCATTACACTTCTATTTTTGATGTAGCCAAACGTGTTGATTTACGTGTTGCTAACAAAAAAGCTTTTGAAGGTTTAGTATTAGCTGGTGGTTTTGATTCTTTTACAGATACTCACAGAGCTCAATATTATGTGAAAGATGAAAAAGGACAAACTTTTTTAGAAAAGGCTATTCGCTTTGGAAATAAGTTTCAAGAAAATCAGAATTCATCTCAGGTATCTTTATTTGGAGAAGCTTCGGATGTTGATTTACCTGAACCTTTAATTCCTGAATGTGAAACTTGGGGAACTATGGAATTGTTAGCTCGTGAAAAAGAAGTAGTAGGAATGTATATTTCTGCACATCCACTTGATGATTTTAAAAATGAACTAAAGTTTTGCAACGCTTCTCTAGCACATTTTAAAAACATCGCTCAATATGAAGGTTTAGGACTTTCTTTTGCTGGAATCGTTACTGATGTACAGCATCGTGTATCAAAAGCAGGTAAAGGATGGGCTGCTTTTACAATGGAAGATTATAACGATAGTTTTGAATTTCGAATTTTTGGTGAAGATTACTTAAAGTTTAAACACTTTTTGGTTCCAAATTCGTTCCTATTTATCAAAACTACGATCAAACCTGGTTGGACTAATAAAGAAGGTGTGAAAGGTGAACCTAGAGTTGGATTTAATGAGTTTTTACTATTACACGATATTATGGATAAAATGTGTAAAAAACTCACCATAAAAATTCCTCTACAAGAAGTAAAAGATAATACTATAAAAGAACTACAACACTTGTTTGCTACTAACAAAGGCTCACAAAGTTTGTATTTTACCATTTGGGATGCCGAAGAAAAAATAGAGTTAAACTTACCTAGTAGAACAACTAAAATTAAAGTGTCTAGTGAGTTTTTAAAAGCATTAGACGAACAGTTTATAAATTATAAGTTGAATTAA
- a CDS encoding ATP-binding protein gives MYIEVDQINKIGVFKVLQDFITNRIDSEFNGYKQPNFELNYNGVPSPVIAFMNDKNLVTEDVILLLLAFVPHMFPNFLNNIISEFLPQGGEFPEFGGVKGKNHRGIIPTGETALYILGGNDFASRERGLQFILSESKLFRDKVLRIEKQLEEEPLMSGKLILAEEYVHLFLTGKELKPQMSQDFPASLITTDLEWEDLVLQEKTLNNVKEIENWLAYKEILLNDWGMKTKIKPGYRVLFCGIPGTGKTLTASLLGKYTGKDVYRVDLSMVVSKFIGETEKNLSKLFDKSINQDWILFFDEADSIFGKRTNVRDAHDKYANQEVSYLLQRIESHPGLIILASNFKNNIDTAFTRRFNNIIEFEAPGYTERLMLWENNLPDNVELEDTVSVEELAKKFSLTGSNIVNIIQYACLQTIANKKETIQKQYLIEGIKREYTKEGKTINIKL, from the coding sequence ATGTACATAGAGGTAGATCAAATAAATAAAATAGGAGTATTTAAAGTACTGCAAGATTTTATTACCAATAGAATTGATAGTGAATTTAATGGGTATAAGCAACCAAATTTTGAATTAAACTACAATGGAGTACCTTCTCCTGTGATTGCTTTTATGAATGATAAAAATTTAGTAACTGAAGATGTTATTCTATTACTATTGGCTTTTGTACCTCACATGTTTCCAAATTTTTTAAACAATATCATTAGTGAGTTTTTGCCACAAGGAGGTGAGTTTCCAGAGTTTGGAGGAGTAAAAGGGAAAAATCATAGAGGAATTATACCTACAGGTGAAACAGCCCTTTATATTTTAGGAGGTAATGATTTTGCTTCAAGAGAAAGAGGTTTACAATTTATTTTAAGTGAAAGTAAATTGTTTAGAGATAAGGTGTTGAGAATTGAAAAGCAACTTGAAGAAGAGCCTTTAATGAGTGGTAAGCTAATTTTGGCAGAGGAATATGTACACTTGTTTTTAACAGGGAAAGAATTAAAACCACAAATGAGTCAAGATTTTCCTGCAAGTTTAATTACTACAGATTTAGAGTGGGAAGATTTAGTATTACAAGAAAAAACATTGAACAATGTTAAAGAAATAGAAAACTGGTTAGCATATAAAGAGATACTGTTAAATGATTGGGGAATGAAAACAAAAATAAAACCCGGATATAGAGTTTTGTTTTGTGGAATTCCAGGAACAGGAAAAACACTAACAGCTAGTTTACTTGGAAAATACACAGGTAAAGATGTTTACAGAGTAGACTTGTCAATGGTTGTTTCAAAATTCATAGGAGAAACAGAAAAAAACTTGTCCAAGTTATTTGATAAATCCATTAACCAAGATTGGATTTTATTTTTTGATGAAGCCGATTCAATTTTTGGTAAAAGAACAAATGTAAGAGATGCTCATGATAAATATGCTAACCAAGAAGTTTCTTATTTATTACAGCGAATAGAGTCGCATCCAGGACTAATTATTTTGGCTTCAAACTTTAAAAACAATATTGATACAGCTTTTACCAGACGTTTTAATAATATTATAGAATTTGAAGCTCCTGGTTATACAGAAAGATTAATGTTATGGGAAAATAACTTGCCAGATAACGTTGAATTAGAAGATACTGTAAGCGTAGAAGAGTTAGCTAAGAAATTTAGTTTAACAGGTTCTAATATAGTGAACATTATTCAATATGCATGTTTACAAACTATTGCTAATAAGAAAGAAACAATACAAAAACAATATTTAATAGAAGGTATTAAGAGAGAATATACAAAAGAAGGAAAAACAATTAATATCAAACTTTAA
- a CDS encoding DNA/RNA non-specific endonuclease has product MFRAKQNIAKPSNPSLKSKEASPFIKPEMKVIKPEKKQEEVALKEPKKIKKEESVTQKASVLEASEKEKGEKKEGGDKVETLKKVAEKQSFNGVKNSAKDASVSVTEPKSNNTTQVKIEAKEGKKEKEETSEKDKKEEGAVKEKKIPKAPTKPEDDPAFQQQIKKTEKVKEEKSQHPDPEAKVGEQQQAGHPSAAVQSAKNDQQAHADSLSVTSEEEKKREPFTPESFKKLLEKNLDDLEKQLPKNSEEAQEFRDEKPIQGIKENISGQVTAESDKLAGPMKSEADKPAPASGQLTVEAVPLPPTNPGNTPKPLNAKAAIPKPKTSQEISMEKESQSLDDYMAENKVTDEQLAKSNEPKFTGALEEKNNAQTEAKLAPVKYRKKEQVQLGVAQKTAAVNSKEGLDQMQAAKVLSENNVLANQTENKTNDKTEQEKIYAEFEAIYEETKKTVTESLEKLSEDVDKKFSEEAESAQKTFEENVEDGLGEIYGWTVIDDWIFGEDTEAIDKLFRVEKAKFISKMNSVLDDISIIIADGLNGALDAIAEGKKKSKEKFDSLDESQKKLAEDAYSDFNDQYADLEDTVYEKQEELAADLAQSYKENVDSLQEKFNEIKESVSAGWIGAALNALAGVIKTILKIKDMLLNLLAAAVSAIGAIISDPIGFLSNLIQGVKQGFVDFGNNIKKHMIKGVIEWLTGSLGNVGITLPDNLFSLSGIFSLVTQMLGLTWDYFRSKAVKLLGEPVVAGMEKAVEIFQIVRKDGVMGLWEYIKEQFSNLKEMVMDAIRDMIITKVIEAGIKWVMGLLSPAGAFVKAAMMIIDIVKFFVERAAQIFELVTAFINSIKALAEGNVKAVAKGIETALAKAIPVLIGFLAALVGVTGLTGKIQKIIKKVRKKIDKAINKVIKKAKKIFNKILGKKKPKKGHAKKIKDDNKKQKPAKLTAKDKAKHKKIVGKIEKKLGEKAKKGEPFDKFYTRKKKEAKTLENKYQPQLKKGINLDIKFNALAKDKEDNDVDIKIKIAPNDTTGKVQAKGDEKDNLPLLDQYLNKKVVDKEGIPLESFTKALKTDINKIDKKQVYILDKRNSSYKFRTGKGFGSYPNIYIESDGAEEGVLKKGKSKSYKPAHGNFIPDEMELMEKNGVYTAEYKTKRAGDAKEAKAGEDSPTFEINITFDEAIKGISDKVQTRKVKGFNLSSKPDGIGRGKWDGGSAGKDGTPGFDNAHIIGDQFGGSGVNSAMNIYPSSPMYNQKEMAHVENKLASFFKSRGTNFNMEVTAKIKDDVNVNNQLKGVLDTEFGKDNKGKKKVDEKIKAKAKSTLTKALQQAMTMDIDNLPGQFLNTTYKSKGIASKDDTEVEGDNLQTIGVEMEKDKRYDKDKYKKLGSDFSKNGEGTELSIGADQGYDASIENYKAKFANDGTKKKKL; this is encoded by the coding sequence ATGTTTAGAGCAAAACAAAATATAGCAAAACCTTCTAATCCTTCTTTAAAAAGTAAGGAAGCATCACCTTTTATTAAGCCAGAAATGAAGGTAATCAAACCTGAAAAAAAACAAGAGGAAGTTGCGCTAAAAGAACCTAAAAAAATAAAAAAAGAAGAGTCAGTAACTCAAAAAGCATCAGTTTTAGAAGCTTCTGAAAAAGAAAAAGGTGAAAAAAAAGAAGGAGGAGATAAAGTTGAGACTCTTAAAAAAGTAGCAGAAAAGCAATCTTTTAATGGGGTGAAAAATAGTGCAAAAGATGCAAGTGTTTCTGTGACAGAACCGAAAAGTAATAACACTACTCAAGTAAAAATAGAAGCTAAAGAAGGAAAAAAAGAAAAGGAAGAAACCTCAGAAAAAGATAAAAAAGAAGAAGGAGCAGTTAAAGAAAAAAAAATACCTAAAGCACCAACAAAGCCAGAAGATGATCCCGCTTTTCAACAACAAATAAAAAAAACAGAAAAGGTAAAAGAAGAAAAATCACAACATCCAGATCCAGAAGCTAAGGTAGGTGAACAGCAGCAAGCAGGTCACCCATCAGCAGCTGTACAATCAGCTAAAAACGATCAGCAAGCACATGCAGATTCATTATCAGTAACCTCTGAAGAAGAAAAAAAGAGAGAGCCATTTACACCAGAATCGTTTAAAAAACTTTTAGAAAAGAATTTAGATGATTTAGAAAAACAACTTCCTAAAAATTCAGAAGAAGCACAAGAGTTTAGAGATGAGAAGCCTATTCAAGGCATAAAGGAAAATATATCAGGTCAAGTTACAGCTGAAAGCGATAAGTTAGCAGGACCAATGAAATCTGAGGCAGATAAACCAGCTCCTGCTTCAGGACAACTAACAGTAGAAGCTGTTCCATTACCTCCTACAAATCCAGGGAATACTCCAAAACCATTAAATGCTAAAGCAGCAATTCCAAAACCTAAGACATCTCAAGAGATCTCAATGGAAAAAGAAAGTCAGTCATTAGACGATTATATGGCTGAAAATAAGGTAACGGATGAACAATTAGCAAAATCTAATGAACCTAAATTTACAGGAGCTTTAGAAGAAAAGAACAATGCCCAAACCGAAGCAAAGTTAGCGCCAGTAAAGTATAGAAAAAAAGAACAAGTTCAGTTAGGAGTAGCTCAAAAAACAGCGGCTGTAAATAGTAAAGAGGGGTTAGATCAAATGCAAGCAGCTAAAGTATTGTCAGAGAATAATGTTTTAGCTAATCAAACGGAGAATAAGACAAATGATAAAACAGAGCAAGAAAAAATATACGCTGAATTTGAAGCAATTTATGAAGAGACAAAAAAGACAGTTACAGAAAGTTTAGAGAAGCTCTCAGAAGATGTAGATAAAAAGTTTAGTGAAGAAGCAGAGAGCGCTCAAAAAACCTTTGAAGAAAATGTTGAAGATGGCTTAGGCGAAATTTATGGATGGACAGTAATAGATGATTGGATTTTTGGTGAAGATACGGAAGCTATAGATAAATTATTTAGAGTTGAAAAAGCAAAGTTTATCAGTAAAATGAACTCGGTTCTTGATGATATTTCAATTATCATAGCTGATGGATTGAATGGAGCTTTAGATGCTATTGCAGAAGGAAAGAAAAAATCAAAAGAGAAATTTGACAGTTTAGACGAGTCGCAAAAGAAATTAGCGGAAGATGCTTATAGTGATTTTAATGACCAGTATGCAGATTTAGAAGATACTGTTTATGAAAAACAGGAAGAATTAGCGGCTGATTTAGCACAGTCATACAAAGAAAATGTTGATAGTTTACAAGAAAAGTTTAATGAAATAAAAGAAAGCGTAAGTGCCGGTTGGATTGGTGCTGCGTTAAATGCATTAGCTGGTGTTATAAAAACTATTTTAAAAATAAAGGATATGCTGCTTAATCTACTAGCAGCAGCTGTAAGTGCAATAGGAGCTATAATTTCTGACCCAATAGGGTTTTTAAGCAATCTAATACAAGGGGTTAAACAAGGTTTTGTTGATTTTGGAAACAATATCAAAAAACACATGATTAAGGGAGTAATAGAATGGCTTACAGGTTCACTAGGTAATGTGGGTATTACTTTACCAGATAATTTATTTAGTCTTTCAGGAATATTCAGCTTAGTAACTCAAATGCTAGGATTAACATGGGATTATTTTAGGAGTAAAGCGGTAAAGTTATTAGGAGAGCCCGTAGTTGCTGGTATGGAAAAAGCTGTTGAAATTTTTCAGATAGTTAGAAAAGATGGTGTAATGGGGCTCTGGGAGTATATAAAAGAACAGTTCAGTAATCTCAAAGAAATGGTTATGGATGCCATTCGAGATATGATAATCACTAAAGTTATTGAAGCGGGTATAAAATGGGTTATGGGCTTGTTAAGTCCAGCAGGAGCTTTTGTAAAAGCTGCGATGATGATTATAGATATTGTAAAGTTTTTTGTTGAAAGGGCGGCACAAATTTTTGAATTAGTTACAGCATTTATAAATAGTATTAAAGCGCTAGCAGAAGGAAATGTTAAAGCTGTAGCAAAAGGTATCGAAACTGCTTTAGCCAAAGCAATACCAGTATTAATAGGTTTTTTAGCTGCTTTGGTTGGAGTAACAGGACTTACAGGTAAAATTCAAAAAATAATTAAAAAAGTTAGAAAGAAAATTGACAAAGCCATTAATAAAGTTATTAAAAAAGCTAAAAAAATCTTTAATAAGATTTTAGGGAAAAAGAAACCCAAAAAAGGGCATGCAAAAAAGATAAAAGATGATAATAAAAAGCAAAAACCAGCAAAATTAACAGCAAAAGATAAAGCGAAACATAAAAAGATTGTAGGTAAGATAGAAAAGAAATTAGGAGAAAAAGCAAAAAAAGGAGAACCGTTTGATAAGTTTTATACAAGAAAAAAGAAAGAAGCTAAAACCCTAGAAAATAAATACCAACCACAATTAAAAAAAGGGATAAATTTAGATATAAAGTTTAATGCATTAGCTAAAGATAAAGAAGATAACGATGTAGATATTAAAATTAAAATAGCACCTAATGATACTACTGGTAAGGTACAAGCAAAAGGAGATGAAAAGGATAATTTACCGTTGCTAGATCAATACTTAAATAAAAAGGTGGTAGATAAAGAAGGTATTCCATTAGAGTCTTTTACCAAAGCATTAAAAACAGATATTAATAAAATAGACAAGAAACAAGTTTATATTCTTGATAAGAGAAATTCTAGCTATAAGTTTAGAACAGGAAAAGGATTTGGTTCATATCCTAATATATACATTGAAAGTGATGGAGCTGAAGAAGGAGTCTTAAAAAAAGGAAAATCCAAGTCTTACAAACCAGCACATGGAAACTTTATTCCAGATGAAATGGAATTAATGGAAAAGAATGGAGTATATACAGCCGAATATAAGACAAAAAGAGCTGGAGACGCAAAGGAAGCAAAAGCAGGAGAAGATAGTCCAACATTTGAGATAAATATCACTTTTGATGAGGCTATAAAAGGTATTTCAGACAAAGTACAAACTAGAAAAGTAAAAGGATTCAATTTGTCAAGTAAGCCAGATGGAATTGGAAGAGGAAAATGGGATGGAGGATCAGCAGGAAAAGATGGTACTCCAGGATTTGATAATGCTCATATTATTGGAGATCAATTTGGAGGTTCAGGAGTTAATTCGGCAATGAATATTTATCCATCATCACCAATGTATAATCAAAAAGAAATGGCGCATGTTGAGAATAAGTTGGCCTCTTTCTTCAAATCTAGAGGAACAAACTTTAATATGGAAGTTACTGCAAAAATAAAGGATGATGTAAATGTTAATAATCAACTAAAAGGAGTTTTAGATACTGAATTCGGTAAAGACAATAAAGGGAAGAAAAAGGTAGATGAGAAAATTAAAGCAAAGGCGAAAAGCACTTTGACAAAGGCTTTACAACAAGCTATGACTATGGATATTGATAACTTACCAGGTCAGTTTTTAAATACTACATACAAATCAAAGGGAATTGCTTCTAAAGACGATACAGAGGTAGAAGGAGATAATCTACAAACAATTGGTGTAGAAATGGAAAAAGACAAGCGATACGATAAAGACAAATACAAAAAACTAGGAAGTGATTTCTCTAAAAATGGAGAAGGTACAGAGCTATCTATTGGGGCCGATCAAGGCTATGATGCATCTATAGAAAATTATAAAGCAAAATTTGCTAATGACGGAACGAAAAAAAAGAAATTATAA